From Glycine max cultivar Williams 82 chromosome 11, Glycine_max_v4.0, whole genome shotgun sequence, the proteins below share one genomic window:
- the LOC100817323 gene encoding T-complex protein 1 subunit epsilon, with product MALAFDEFGRPFIILKEQEQKSRLRGLDAQKANISAGKAVARILRTSLGPKGMDKMLQSPDGDVTITNDGATILDQMDVDNQIAKLMVELSRSQDYEIGDGTTGVVVMAGALLEKAERLLERGIHPIRIAEGYEMASRIAVEHLERVANKFEFDESNLEPLIQTCMTTLSSKIVNRCKRSLAEIAVKAVLAVADLARKDVNLDLIKVEGKVGGKLEDTELIYGIVVDKDMSHPQMPKQIEDAKIAILTCPFEPPKPKTKHKVDIDTVEKFQTLRLQEQKYFDDMVQKCKDVGATLVICQWGFDDEANHLLMHRNLPAVRWVGGVELELIAIATGGRIVPRFQELSPEKLGKAGMVREKSFGTTKDRMLYIEHCANSRAVTIFIRGGNKMIIEETKRSLHDALCVARNLIRNNSIVYGGGSAEISCSIAVEAAADRYPGVEQYAIRAFGDALEAIPMALAENSGLQPIETLSAVKSQQIKDNNPHFGIDCNDVGTNDMREQNVFETLIGKQQQLLLATQVVKMILKIDDVISPSEY from the exons ATGGCGTTGGCTTTCGACGAGTTCGGAAGGCCTTTCATAATCCTGAAGGAACAGGAGCAGAAGAGCAGACTTCGAGGTTTGGACGCTCAGAAAGCCAACATCTCCGCCGGCAAAGCCGTCGCTCGCATCCTCCGAACCTCCCTCGGCCCCAAAGGCATGGACAAGATGCTCCAGAGCCCCGACGGCGACGTCACTATCA cGAACGACGGTGCCACGATCCTTGACCAGATGGACGTGGACAACCAAATCGCGAAGCTGATGGTGGAGCTCTCGCGGAGTCAGGACTACGAAATCGGCGACGGAACCACCGGCGTCGTCGTCATGGCCGGCGCGCTTCTCGAGAAGGCCGAGCGCCTCCTCGAGCGGGGAATTCACCCCATCAGGATCGCCGAGGGTTACGAAATGGCGTCCAGGATCGCCGTCGAGCATCTCGAGCGCGTCGCCAACAAGTTCGAGTTCGACGAGTCCAATTTGGAGCCCCTCATTCAAACTTGCATGACCACCCTCTCCTCCAAAAT TGTGAATCGGTGTAAGCGTAGCTTGGCTGAGATTGCTGTTAAGGCTGTTCTTGCTGTTGCTGATCTGGCGAGGAAGGATGTTAATTTGGATCTAATTAAAGTGGAAGGGAAAGTTGGGGGTAAATTGGAGGATACCGAGTTGATCTATGGGATTGTTGTGGACAAGGATATGAGTCATCCTCAAATGCCTAAGCAAATTGAGGATGCTAAAATTGCTATCCTCACATGCCCCTTTGAGCCTCCCAAGCCAAAGACTAAGCATAAGGTTGACATTGATACAGTGGAGAAGTTCCAGACGTTGAGGTTGCAGGAACAGAAGTATTTTGATGACATGGTTCAGAAATGCAAG GATGTGGGTGCAACCCTTGTCATTTGCCAATGGGGTTTTGACGATGAAGCAAATCATCTCTTAATGCACAGGAACTTGCCAGCTGTTAGATGGGTTGGTGGTGTAGAGTTGGAATTGATAGCTATAGCAACTG GTGGAAGAATTGTTCCTAGGTTTCAGGAGTTATCTCCAGAAAAGTTGGGAAAG gctGGTATGGTTCGAGAAAAGTCCTTTGGTACAACAAAAGACCGAATGCTGTACATTGAACATTGTGCAAACTCAAGGGCTGTAACTATATTCATTCGTGGAG GTAACAAAATGATCATTGAGGAGACAAAGCGCAGCCTTCATGATGCCTTGTGCGTGGCTAGGAATCTTATCCGGAACAACTCTATTGTCTATGGTGGTGGTTCAGCTGAGATTTCTTGCTCTATAGCTGTGGAGGCAGCTGCTGATAGATACCCTGGAGTAGAACAG TATGCAATTAGAGCATTTGGGGATGCTTTGGAGGCCATCCCAATGGCCCTTGCTGAAAATAGTGGCCTGCAACCAATTGAAACATTATCTGCTGTTAAGTCTCAGCAAATAAAG GATAATAACCCTCACTTTGGCATTGATTGTAATGATGTTGGCACTAATGACATGCGTGAGCAAAATGTCTTTGAAACTTTGATCGGAAAGCAGCAACAGCTCCTACTCGCTACTCAAGTTGTCAAGATGATACTGAAAATTGATGATGTCATCTCCCCATCTGAGTACTGA
- the LOC100801136 gene encoding probable pectate lyase 5: MAFSFTFLFQFLLLAPSVIYASPVQDPELVVQEVQKSINGSRRNLGYLSCGTGNPIDDCWRCDPNWERNRKRLASCAIGFGKHAIGGKDGKIYVVTDSSDNPVNPKPGTLRHGVIQQEPLWIIFKHDMVIKLHKDLLVNSYKTIDGRGATIHIAGGGPCIRVHKKTNIIIHGIHIHDCKRGGSGYVSDSPNHRSWSARSDGDGITIFGGSHIWVDHCSLSNCFDGLIDVVHGSTAITISNNYMIHHNKVMLLGHSDSYKADKNMQVTIAFNHFGEGLGGRMPRCRFGYFHVVNNDYTHWQHYAIGGSSSPTIFSQGNRFVAPNDDDHKEVTKHFKSSKSEWRKWNWRSEGDVMLNGAFFTPSGAGATARYDKASSMAARPPMLLSYMTAGAGALRCNKGNLCH; this comes from the exons ATGGCATTTTCATTCACATTTCTGTTCCAGTTCTTGCTTCTTGCCCCATCTGTGATCTATGCTTCTCCAGTTCAAGACCCTGAATTAGTGGTCCAGGAAGTGCAAAA GAGCATCAATGGATCAAGGAGAAACTTGGGGTATCTTTCTTGTGGAACAGGGAACCCCATTGATGATTGTTGGAGGTGTGACCCTAATTGGGAAAGAAACCGCAAGCGTTTAGCTAGTTGTGCAATTGGGTTTGGTAAGCATGCCATAGGTggaaaagatggaaaaatataTGTGGTGACTGACTCTAGTGATAACCCTGTGAACCCGAAGCCAGGAACATTGAGACATGGCGTTATTCAACAAGAGCCATTGTGGATAATTTTCAAGCATGACATGGTGATCAAGCTACACAAGGATCTCTTAGTTAATTCTTACAAAACCATTGATGGAAGAGGAGCAACCATCCACATTGCTGGAGGAGGACCTTGCATTAGAGTGCACAAGAAGACCAATATCATAATCCATGGCATACACATCCATGATTGCAAAAGGGGTGGCAGTGGTTATGTGAGTGACTCTCCTAACCATCGTAGCTGGAGTGCGAGATCGGATGGTGATGGGATCACAATCTTTGGTGGGAGTCATATTTGGGTGGACCATTGCTCCTTGTCAAACTGTTTTGATGGCCTCATTGATGTTGTTCATGGCTCAACGGCCATCACCATTTCCAACAATTACATGATACACCATAACAAGGTCATGCTCTTGGGACACAGTGATTCCTATAAAGCTGACAAGAATATGCAAGTCACCATTGCCTTCAACCATTTTGGAGAAGGGCTTGGAGGAAGAATGCCGAG ATGCAGGTTTGGATATTTCCATGTTGTGAACAATGATTACACACATTGGCAACATTATGCAATAGGTGGGAGTTCATCCCCAACTATTTTCAGCCAAGGCAATAGATTTGTTGCTCCAAATGATGATGACCACAAAGAG GTGACCAAACattttaaatcatcaaagagtgAGTGGAGGAAATGGAATTGGAGGTCTGAAGGAGATGTAATGTTGAATGGTGCCTTCTTCACGCCGTCCGGAGCGGGGGCAACTGCTAGGTATGATAAAGCGTCAAGCATGGCAGCACGACCACCTATGCTTTTGTCTTACATGACAGCTGGGGCTGGAGCGCTTAGATGCAACAAGGGCAATCTATGCCACTAG
- the LOC100816256 gene encoding probable pectate lyase 5, with the protein MEIPIPLSFMLLLLLVPSCICSSPLQDPELVVEDVQKSINASRRNLAFLSCGTGNPIDDCWRCDPNWEKNRKRLADCSIGFGKHAVGGRDGKIYVVTDPGDHPVNPKPGTLRYGVIQEEPLWIIFKRDMVIKLKQELMMNSFKTIDGRGASVHIAGGPCITIQYVTNIIIHGINIHDCKQGGNAYVRDSPTHYGWRTLSDGDGVSIFGGSHVWVDHCSLSNCRDGLIDAIHGSTGITISNNYLTHHNKVMLLGHSDTFTRDKNMQVTIAFNHFGEGLVQRMPRCRHGYFHVVNNDYTHWRMYAIGGSAAPTINSQGNRFLAPNDNTFKEVTKRENSAQSKWKNWNWRSSGDLMLNGAFFTASGAGASSSYARASSLAAKSSSLVSSITASAGSLSCRKGSRC; encoded by the exons ATGGAAATTCCAATTCCGCTCTCATTTATGTTACTCTTACTACTTGTACCTTCCTGCATTTGCTCTTCCCCACTTCAAGATCCTGAACTAGTGGTTGAAGATGTACAAAA GAGCATTAATGCCTCAAGGAGGAACTTAGCATTTCTTTCTTGTGGAACGGGGAACCCCATTGATGATTGTTGGAGATGTGACCCCAATTGGGAAAAGAACCGGAAGCGTCTAGCAGATTGTTCCATTGGGTTTGGTAAGCATGCCGTTGGGGGAAGGGATGGTAAAATATATGTGGTGACTGACCCCGGTGATCACCCTGTGAACCCCAAGCCAGGAACACTAAGATATGGTGTGATCCAAGAGGAGCCATTGTGGATCATATTCAAGCGTGACATGGTGATCAAGCTCAAGCAAGAGCTTATGATGAATTCTTTCAAGACAATTGACGGTAGAGGAGCAAGTGTGCACATTGCTGGTGGACCTTGCATCACTATACAGTATGTGACCAACATTATCATTCATGGGATTAACATCCATGACTGCAAGCAAGGAGGGAATGCCTATGTGAGGGATTCCCCTACACATTATGGGTGGAGGACACTCTCGGATGGTGATGGAGTGTCAATCTTTGGTGGGAGTCATGTTTGGGTGGACCACTGCTCTCTCTCCAATTGCCGTGATGGGTTAATTGATGCCATCCATGGATCCACAGGCATCACCATATCCAACAATTACTTGACCCACCATAACAAGGTCATGCTTTTGGGCCACAGTGACACTTTCACTAGGGACAAGAACATGCAAGTCACCATTGCCTTCAACCATTTTGGAGAAGGGCTAGTGCAGAGAATGCCAAG ATGCAGGCATGGATACTTCCATGTGGTGAACAATGACTACACCCATTGGAGAATGTATGCCATAGGGGGGAGTGCTGCCCCAACTATCAATAGCCAAGGGAATAGATTTCTTGCTCCCAATGACAATACCTTCAAAGAG GTGACAAAGAGGGAGAATTCAGCACAGAGCAAGTGGAAGAATTGGAATTGGAGGTCAAGTGGAGATTTGATGTTAAACGGTGCGTTTTTTACGGCATCAGGAGCAGGTGCATCTTCAAGCTATGCAAGAGCATCTAGTTTGGCAGCAAAATCATCTTCACTTGTGAGTTCTATAACAGCATCAGCTGGATCACTTAGCTGCAGAAAGGGTTCACGCTGCTGA
- the LOC100815718 gene encoding ultraviolet-B receptor UVR8 translates to MMDATTSGTPTIQYHNIPDQPITAIIATPLPTFQRQQRHCFGDSTPGEFPLSANPSIVLHVLTACNLDPQDLAKLEATCSFFRQPANFAPDSDLSLSELAALDMCQKRAIFKPMTTEQRQDLKLRCGGSWKLVLRYLMAGEACCRREKSQAIAGPGHSIAVTSKGIVYSFGSNSSGQLGHGTTEEEWRPRPIRTLQGIRIIQAAAGAGRTMLVSDSGQVYAFGEAEYGVQGSKTVAAPQIVESLKNIFVVQAAIGNFFTAVLSREGRVYTFSWGSDEKLGHHTDQSDVEPHPLLGALENIPVVQIAAGYCYLLCLACQPSGMSVYSVGCGLGGKLGHGSRTDEEYPRLIEQFGLLNLQPMVVAAGAWHAAVVGRDGRVCTWGWGRYGCLGHGNEECESVPKVVEALSNVKAVHVATGDYTTFVVSDDGDVYSFGCGQSASLGHNAAGNDEQGNRHAKVLDPELVTSLKQINERVVQISLTNCNYWNAHTFALTESGKLYAFGAGDKGQLGIELVANQTERGNPERVEIDLG, encoded by the exons ATGATGGATGCCACAACCAGCGGAACCCCAACTATCCAATACCATAACATCCCTGACCAGCCAATTACTGCCATTATTGCCACTCCACTTCCAACATTTCAAAGGCAGCAACGCCATTGCTTTGGGGACTCCACTCCTGGAGAGTTTCCCTTGTCTGCTAATCCCTCCATTGTCCTTCATGTTCTCACTGCATGCAATTTGGACCCTCAAGACCTTGCTAAACTAGAG GCAACATGCTCCTTCTTCAGGCAGCCGGCAAACTTTGCTCCGGATTCGGACTTGTCCTTATCTGAGCTCGCCGCACTGGACATGTGCCAGAAGAGAGCCATATTCAAGCCAATGACAACTGAACAACGCCAGGATTTGAAGCTAAGGTGTGGAGGTTCATGGAAACTGGTGCTGAGGTATTTGATGGCTGGAGAGGCATGTTGCAGGAGGGAGAAATCTCAGGCTATAGCAGGTCCTGGTCACAGCATTGCTGTGACATCAAAAGGGATTGTTTATTCATTTGGTTCCAACAGTTCTGGACAACTTGGACATGGCACCACTGAGGAGGAATGGCGACCTCGACCGATAAG AACTTTGCAAGGCATTCGAATTATACAAGCTGCCGCTGGGGCTGGGAGGACAATGTTGGTAAGTGATTCTGGTCAGGTTTATGCATTTGGGGAAGCTGAGTATGGAGTTCAAGGTTCTAAAACTGTTGCAGCTCCACAGATAGTGGAGTctttgaaaaacatatttgttgTCCAAGCTGCAATTGGTAACTTTTTCACAGCTGTGTTATCAAGAGAAGGCAGGGTTTATACATTTTCTTGGGGCAGTGATGAAAAACTTGGTCATCACACTGATCAAAGTGATGTGGAACCTCATCCCTTGTTAGGTGCTCTTGAAAACATACCAGTGGTGCAAATTGCTGCTGGATATTGCTATCTGCTTTGTCTGGCTTGTCAACCCAGTGGAAT GTCAGTGTATTCTGTTGGGTGTGGCTTGGGGGGCAAGCTTGGACATGGCTCAAGAACTGATGAAGAGTACCCTCGTTTGATCGAACAGTTCGGACTGCTGAACCTCCAACCCATGGTCGTTGCAGCTGGTGCTTGGCATGCTGCTGTGGTGGGACGGGATGGCCGTGTTTGCACGTGGGGATGGGGGCGATATGGTTGCTTGGGGCATGGGAATGAAGAATGTGAATCAGTACCTAAGGTGGTGGAAGCATTGAGCAATGTCAAAGCTGTTCATGTTGCAACAGGAGATTACACGACCTTTGTAGTGTCTGATGATGGTGATGTGTATTCATTTGGCTGTGGACAATCTGCTAGTCTTGGGCATAATGCTGCTGGAAATGATGAGCAG GGCAACAGGCATGCAAAAGTGTTAGATCCAGAGCTTGTCACTTCACTGAAACAGATCAATGAAAGGGTGGTACAGATTAGTCTGACCAATTGCAATTACTGGAATGCTCATACCTTTGCCCTCACTGAATCAGGGAAGCTGTATGCATTTGGTGCTGGAGACAAAGGACAGCTAGGAATTGAACTTGTTGCTAACCAGACTGAAAGGGGAAATCCAGAAAGGGTTGAAATTGATCTTGGTTAA